The following is a genomic window from Falco naumanni isolate bFalNau1 chromosome 10, bFalNau1.pat, whole genome shotgun sequence.
TTACGTATAACAAGAATAAACCTATAAccaatgtattttgcttttcctcagaTGGCAATTTTTGCTGTTCATATATTAGAAGCCTACCATAACATGAAGTTGAGTGTGTAGTAACAACATGTCCATGTTTCCAAAACAGAATGTTTTACTTAAGAGGCTTTTGCATAAATCTCtcattctgctttatttccagCAATGGAAGGACTGAACTGAGCTAAGTCAGAACTTAgcttaaaatcaaaacaaacaaaaaagccaacaaaacaaaacaaccacaaaactgTGTTCTGCTGCCAATTCAAACTTCTCAGATGTTTACAGTAAAAGCTTCACATTAAAAGCATAAGGCTGGACCTAACTTCTAACCAGCATCAGATGGtcagagaaaacattaaaaattattcttgctgCTCACACTACTGAGATAATGTTTTCAAACTAGAATATATCAACCGACTAAAATCTACAGTGAGGTACACCATAACCAGTTCCATTTCACAAGTGATGGGCTCTCCAAACAGAGAGGGAATTGCAGAGAGGTCCCACCAGGTAAGCAATGTAAAGATCAAAGCACGTTGCTTGGATGCCCAGAAagttatttaagaaattaaCACTAGGTATCGAGCATGACATTAACAGAAGTTATATGGAAAGTTCCTACTACAGTGCAGTTGACATTTTATATTATACAACAATGATTTCTAAAAAAGATGATGTCCAAATGAAATATGACTCAATAACTTAATGGCTATGACATTATGGAAGATTACTAGATATGCAAAGCAGCTTAAATATTCCGTCAGCTTACCTTATGTAGTTGTTTTAGACCCTCTTCAGTTTTCATACATGACTGTTCGACATTGTAGTCAATTCTATCTAGAACTGTTCCCTAAATAAAATGGAGGGAATGAGCACCAAACTGAACCTAAATGAACTTCATAAAACAATTACTATTATGAGCACCAGAGTAATTAACAACGCTCACAGCAAAAAGCTAATGAACTATGTAAACTATGAACTTCTGCAGAAGAACTAGTTGGGAATGGCGTCCTTGCTCAATGCCCAACTGGCAGCTGTGTCACCATCTCACATCACATCCCTTAATAATCATCTTACTTCCAGTTCAGGTGCTTTTGGCTGACACATTTAACCTAAACTGAATCTCAGGGGGAAATAAGCAACAGAACTTTGGCATTCtatgtttttgggttttttttagtctaaCACTCATAACCAGttgattattatttatttatttattaattttcattaactCATCTTTTGGCAGATTTCAAGCAGGGCAAACCTTAGCCTAAGAAGTAAGTtaggaaaagcaagaagcacACGAAAACATGATCTTACAACAGGAAGAGTGTGGAAACCTTAACACTACTTGGAATCTATTTCTTGCTAACACTGTGATGTGTGtagataaggaagaaattcttcactatgagggtggcaagacactggaagaggttgcccagagaagttgtggatgccccatccctggaagtgtccaaggccaggctggatgtggctCGGAGCaccctggtctagtggaagacggccctgcccagggcaggggggttggaactagctgttctttaaggtcctttccaactcaaaccagtctatgattctatgccAATGTACCTGTTCTACTATCATTGCGCCCAGGTCCCTAAATATTTCATTGAGATCGGAGATTGACTGTACAATCTGACGGATTTCTCGTTCCCGCTCTTCCACCATTAATGTGTTTTGCTCCACCAATGCTAGCTGGTCATCTGTAAAACcctgttgaaataaaatatttagatgtTAAACTAACATTAACAGCATGAAAACACTAGAAATAATTATAAGGATTGTAAGATTTCATAACACAACAATCCTTTTAGAATTTCCTTAGTAGACGAgtatctaagaaaaaaattactgtattttaaaaactgagttTCAGGGTCACTAAAATAACTTGGACAGCTATTTATAGTTTGAGCAGAGAAAACATGACTCTTGCATCCTgaccaaacacacaaacaacttttaaaaatatgaccTTGTAGTGGGCTTGCATGGtgaggttttggtagtgggaaggctacaggggtggcttctgtgagaatgTGCCATGCCCAGTGGAGCCcgtgccagccggctcccagCTGGACCGAGAGCTGGCCAcggctgagcccatcagcacCAGTGGTAGCGCTTCTGGGATAGTatatttaagaaggaaaaaaaaatctgtaccaGTGAGAGAGgggagtgagactatgtgagagcagcagccctgcagcccccaggtcAGCGAGGACAGAGGcgggggggctccaggcaccggagcagccgttccccggcagcccgtggtgaagcccctggcagggcaggctgtgcccccagcccacggagcccacgggggagcagatccccccccacagcccggggagggccccacgccagggcagggggtgcccaaAGGAGCCGTGACCCGTGGGACCCGCACTGGGGCAGCtcccggcagggcagggctccTTCACTTTAAAGAGTGCCACCTTCCATCCAAACTCAGGATCACACAGCTTTCTAACATTTAGTCTTGCATCTGCCCAGAAAGGTGGTATGACAAAGGGCAGCACTGTATTTACAGATCTTCTAGCCCCTGTCAGACACGTAAGGAGAACTCAGGAGTCAAACTGAGTTCCCTCACACTGCAACACTGAGGCTGACAGCATAccattttgatattttcatattaaaattaaaggTACATAAAGTTTCTTCATATTGAATTTGTGCAGTAATATCTCAACTTACTCTATCATAAAGTGTATCATCCTCCCCGTCATCCATCAGTGGGACTGAGGTGTCGAAGAAGTGTTTGGATCTTTCTTCTCTATTCTTCATGCCTGTAAAAGACAAATGTTTGAGCATAATATTTACACAAACTAAAATCAGAGTAAGAGTAAGGTCTGAAGTACCAGgtaaaaaagcacaagaaagaaaatacagcctATATGTAACATAAATAGCAGTATCTAAATTTTAACTGTCACACAGGCTTACtatttaattattatattaaattaaatagtaattaaaattaatatttaataaagcaTAACAAATTCAACCAGACTTGCAAGACTGCAATTAAATCAGTGACTTTAAGTCATTATGTTCcatgaatttaaaacaaataaggTAAGTTACGAGCCTTAAAGTGTGATCACTCTAGGCTATTTTCAAACAAAGTCTCTTAGGAACATACCTTGTCTGAATTGTAATCTTAAGTTCCACCTGTGCCATTTATACCATGGGAGGAAGAAATATTATACCAGTAtataagaatatatatttaCCAATATAAAATTTGAAGATCAAATTTTTGATCTTCCAAGATAAAACAAGCTTACTCAGCTGAAAATAGAATTACAcacaatttcagttttaaacagaGGATATTCCACTTCTGATCTGTTTATGGatgcagaattttaatttatcaCAGACCAccttttgaagttttttctATCACAGACTCCCAATCAACAGCAGGTATTGTGTCTGAAGACCAATGGCTGCTTCACCAGTGTAACAAAAGTAGCTTTGCAGACCACAATTTGAGAAGTAATGATGCATTTTGACAAGCAGTTTGAACATGGGCTGTGAACCAGAAACTCCCAAATTCTAACCTCCACTCTAATATACTTCTGGTAGTCCTGTGTGCATCACTTAACccttctgtgcttcagttttcCCAGCCAAGAAAATAAGCACACCTTAATTAGTGGTTTCCACAGAAGGTGCCCATGTATTACTGTATCTCTTATGCTTACGTTTGAGATAGTCAGACTGTGCATGCCTAAAGTTGGTGGATAGGTCCTGAAGGGACTGTGCTAAGGAAGACACTACATTCCTGAGAACACGTGCTTCTTGTTCTGTACAACTACGTGACCTGCTCTGCAAGACCTGGACTGCTCTCTGACATCTGTGAAATAACTGAGAAAACAATTCCATTAgtaaaaaacacacagcaacATGCACTTTAGCTATCACATTGCAAAAGTTCCAGAGGGAAGActaatattttgatttctagatttttaaaatcaatttcttATGGCCCAGTGCAATTGTTTAAAAAGGTATGGAAACACAGAacacaaatgaacaaacagcTTAAAGCTAACAGGGTAGCAGACTAACACAACTACTTCTGATCAAAGACATTTGCTTCATTGCAACTACTTGGACCGGACGCCTCAGAACACATGTATCTGTATTTCTCTGAGATAACTGTAAATGTAGTTTGATTAAGTCTCCCAATCCTATTCCAAGTagaaaagcaagcaggcagGTAAGTAAAAGACCAGGGAGACTGAGTGAGTGACTCGTGAGAAGTTCAGTGAGACAGTGAGTGCAGTACCAAGCATAAAGCCCAGGACCTCTGGTTCACTCTAACACTGATtacaaaagaaatgctttactCAAAGGAAATCACTGCCTCATTACGATGCATTACAGATATGTCAAACTGTAGGTTTAGAATTGAAAGCAGTTTGTAAGCAGTTTGTACCTGTGTGATCTCTTGGGTTGTTATTTCTATTGCCCGCTCCTCTTCACTGCTGTCATCCAGTGTTGGTCTGTTTAGATGTTTATCATGAAGACTGGCTAAttccttcatcttctgtttAACCCTGGCAATATCATACtgaatctgaaacagaaaacccaacaaTGAAGAAGGGAAGTGACTAATGTTTCAGAGGAGAAAGTTCTGACAAATGctagacaaaaataattattggaAGAAATCTATAAAGCAGACCAAAGATCAAAAACAACACACATAAAAAGCTGACTAAGAAGTAACTGAATACTCTCATATACTTTGAATCTGCtactttttaaacataattttgttaATCTTAGGCAAGAGTGCTGTTTTCAAATATGCTTCGCTAAGttggaataatatttttatcattatatAATTAATATCATAGTAAGAAGGTTTAGCCAACTTCCAAAAATATAGATGAATATTCAGGTCACACCTTCAACTCTGTCTAACATTGAACAGCCTGGACTTAACAGTAGAAGTTAAAATGAGATGCCTTCAAACAAGccattaaaatatatctgtaagGTTGATTACTATTGTAGTAAAAAGGGGACTGGTCACATTTTTGCACAATGGGTTCTGTACACACAAACTGATGAACCAACAATGTGTTCTGAGAGTACGtttcaaaaggattttctgGAAGTCAAGAATTGTTTCATACTTCAAATACTGGAAAAAGTTTATAATTTAATGACTCCAGAATAATTTCCTCACGCTTGTCCAAATGTTTCTATAACTTGCACAGCATCAGGACTGCATAGGCAGGAAAAATTCTTCTGCTAGAAGACACTAACACTTTCTGTCTTCAAACAGTAAACTGCTTATCTCCACCGTTTTAGGGTCTATTCAATTGAACCCCTCAGTGGGTTCAAACAAAAACACTACTTGGAAGTGCTAATTTTTTTGTACCCTTCCTTCCAAGTTTCAAACTGAGAACAATTCTGCTTTGCTAAGATGTTTGGGACCTTCCTGCAGTCTCAAGTCTAAACACTCAGCTATAGCATGTCTATATCCTAACAGTCCCAGTGCACTGTTAAGATTGGGCTCCCACTGATGATGCAAATCCAGTCTCCTGGAACTTCTGGTCCTAGataatctcattttatttcacCTGCAATATAACCTTCAAGATAGTAAGTCACAGCTTGCCTGATATTTCCCTCTGAACAAGGATGTCAatttagaaaacacattttaatctttcttctaATACGGCTTCTATCATAAAATTTACAGCATTGAGAATGTAACTGACAACACTAATAAAACCCTACATGAGAAACCAAACTCTGTGTTGGATTTGCCACTTACTTCATCTGCTCCATCAACCCATTTGGGAGGTAAACGTTTTGTTACTCCAATTGCTGCTTCGGGATCTAAACTTATTCCCGATACCAGTGCCATACGATCATCAGCAAGCTGCAGAAGATGAGAAGAGACAACAAATGAATTTTACTCAGATTAGATCCAAATCCATGAGcatcaggaaaaaatgcttGTATGCCTTCCCataaaaaataaccttaaaaaCGTGTTTGCACATGATGCAGGTATGATCAAGCTTCACATCTCCTGGTTTGTCCCCTATATGCTAATGAGCTACATCCTCCCACTTCCTACAGGACCTAAAAGATGAAAGTTACCTTAGAATTCTTAGAATACTCCGTAGAATTCCTAGCAattttcaaggagaaaataTGGTATTGCAGTGAGAATTCAAGTAATTCTCATGTTGGTACATTTCATATTAGCCACAGCCAAGGGATCCCTAATCAGTGGTGCAGCACGGTATATATTGCGCCAGGCAACTTTGAAAATCTCACTCGGGAAAATCTCCaagtaaaaatgtttattatatctccaagaaataaaaaggtatcCCATGATTTTTCTCAAACACTGTTGTATTTCACCAGTCACCTACTAGGCAGCTGAAGAACAAACACTTTCTCATACTGATGTGCAACTAAAATAGTTACGGGttttatttaacagaaatagaaaggtgctaaacaaaaataagcaagGCTGGGGGCTGGGCAATCCACACTTCCCTATATCTCAACGATATGTGCTTGCTGTTCCAGCTATATGGTCTAAGGCAAAGAAACTTGCAGGAAAACGGGCACATAATTCTCCACAAAATTCCAGAGATTGCCAGAGAGTAAATAAGACAACGTGCTGGCCAGCTTATACACAGCTTTCCACAGATCCACAGGAGGgctggagatggggaaggagTAAAAGAAATCCTTTATCACAATTAATAGTCATAATATGAGTAACTCAGGTGCAACAAATCAGGAGTTTATGTTATTGGAGACTGATGCACACTGACATACAGCAGTTGCAGAAAggca
Proteins encoded in this region:
- the STX16 gene encoding syntaxin-16 isoform X3 codes for the protein MATRRLTDAFLLLRNNAVQSRQLLAEQELDELADDRMALVSGISLDPEAAIGVTKRLPPKWVDGADEIQYDIARVKQKMKELASLHDKHLNRPTLDDSSEEERAIEITTQEITQLFHRCQRAVQVLQSRSRSCTEQEARVLRNVVSSLAQSLQDLSTNFRHAQSDYLKRMKNREERSKHFFDTSVPLMDDGEDDTLYDRGFTDDQLALVEQNTLMVEEREREIRQIVQSISDLNEIFRDLGAMIVEQGTVLDRIDYNVEQSCMKTEEGLKQLHKAEQYQKKNRKMLVILILFVIVIVLIVVLIGVKSH
- the STX16 gene encoding syntaxin-16 isoform X4 — protein: MATRRLTDAFLLLRNNAVQSRQLLAEQLADDRMALVSGISLDPEAAIGVTKRLPPKWVDGADEIQYDIARVKQKMKELASLHDKHLNRPTLDDSSEEERAIEITTQEITQLFHRCQRAVQVLQSRSRSCTEQEARVLRNVVSSLAQSLQDLSTNFRHAQSDYLKRMKNREERSKHFFDTSVPLMDDGEDDTLYDRGFTDDQLALVEQNTLMVEEREREIRQIVQSISDLNEIFRDLGAMIVEQGTVLDRIDYNVEQSCMKTEEGLKQLHKAEQYQKKNRKMLVILILFVIVIVLIVVLIGVKSH
- the STX16 gene encoding syntaxin-16 isoform X2, producing the protein MATRRLTDAFLLLRNNAVQSRQLLAEQVSSYGSSSPLSSRSMAAALADDRMALVSGISLDPEAAIGVTKRLPPKWVDGADEIQYDIARVKQKMKELASLHDKHLNRPTLDDSSEEERAIEITTQEITQLFHRCQRAVQVLQSRSRSCTEQEARVLRNVVSSLAQSLQDLSTNFRHAQSDYLKRMKNREERSKHFFDTSVPLMDDGEDDTLYDRGFTDDQLALVEQNTLMVEEREREIRQIVQSISDLNEIFRDLGAMIVEQGTVLDRIDYNVEQSCMKTEEGLKQLHKAEQYQKKNRKMLVILILFVIVIVLIVVLIGVKSH
- the STX16 gene encoding syntaxin-16 isoform X1, which gives rise to MATRRLTDAFLLLRNNAVQSRQLLAEQVSSYGSSSPLSSRSMAAAELDELADDRMALVSGISLDPEAAIGVTKRLPPKWVDGADEIQYDIARVKQKMKELASLHDKHLNRPTLDDSSEEERAIEITTQEITQLFHRCQRAVQVLQSRSRSCTEQEARVLRNVVSSLAQSLQDLSTNFRHAQSDYLKRMKNREERSKHFFDTSVPLMDDGEDDTLYDRGFTDDQLALVEQNTLMVEEREREIRQIVQSISDLNEIFRDLGAMIVEQGTVLDRIDYNVEQSCMKTEEGLKQLHKAEQYQKKNRKMLVILILFVIVIVLIVVLIGVKSH